A segment of the Streptomyces pactum genome:
CGGCCGCTGATGTCGCGGCGCTTGGCCTCCTGGTAGAGCTGGTCGTAGGTGGGGCCCTGGGGTCCCTGCCGGTTCCCGGACCGCTGGCCGCCCCGCTTGCTCGGCGACTTGTCCTGCGTGGACGTACGGCTGGCGGTCTTCGACTCGCCGGACCGGGCGCGCTCCTTGTTCACCGTCCGGGCGGCGATCTCCTCGGCGCGGCCGGTGCTCTCGCCACGGTCCTCGGCGCCGTCCTTGATGTGCTCGTACTGCCGCTCCCGTTTGGAGCTCGAACCGCGTGGCATGTCCGCTCACTTCCTCTCACGTTCAGCGAACGGATACCCACGTTACGGACGAACACCCGGCCCCGCTCGGCGTCAGCGCTCCAACCGGGCGACCCGTCCCTGCTCGCCGGCGGCCCAACAGGCCAGGTCCGGAGTGCAGTCCACGGTGTCGTAGGACCCGGTGTCGACGGTGCGCCAGGTGCGGCCGCCGTCCGTGGTGAGGTCCGTGCCGGTGGGCCCGACGGCGAGGGCGGCGGCGCGGCTGTGCGGGAGCCAGGCGACGCCGGAGCGGTAGGCGGGCGGGGAGCCGTCGGCGGACCGCCAGGTCCGGCCGCCGTCGGTGGTGCGCGCCGCCGACCGCGCGGAGGTCTGGCCGGGGCGGAAGTCGCCGCCGACCGCGAGGCCGTGGGCCCGGTCGCGGAAGGCGAGGGCGAAGACGCCCCGGGCCGGGTCGCCGCCCGGGACCGGGGCGTCGGTTGCCGTCCAGGTGAGTCCCCGGTCGGCGGAGTGCAGCACCCGTGCGCGCGCCGCGCCGCCGGTCGCCAGCCACACGTCCTTCGGCCCGGACGCGACCAGGCACTGGCCACTGGCCGCGAAGGCGGCCTCACCGTCCTGCGCGACCGGCATGCCCCCGCTCGGCAGCACCCTCCAGGAGCGCCCGCCGTCGCTGGTCGACAAAATGCGGAACTTCCCGTCCACCGGGTCGCTCACGGCGAGGCCGTGGCGGCGGTCGAAGAAGGTGAGGCAGTCGTAGAAGGCCCGGGCGTCGGTGTTGCGGAAGGACTCGGTCCAGGTCGCCCCGCCGTCGTCGGTGCGGTAGACCCGGGACGCCTCGCCTTCGCCGATGGCCAGGGCCACGGCCCGGCGGGCGTCGAACGCCTCGATGTCCCGGAACTGCAGCTCGCCGGTGCCCGGCGGGGAGACGTCGCGCCAGGTGTCGCCGCCGTCGGTGGTGCGCAGGACGGTGCCCCGGGTGCCGGCCACCCAGGCGGTGTGCCGGCTGACGGCGGCGAGCCCCCGGAACCGGACGTCGGACGCGACGCTGCCCCCGGTGTCCTTCATCTCCCAGTGCGGTCGCTGACGCGCCTGCGCGGGGGCGGCCGCCGTCAGCGCGGCCAGCGCCGCCGCGCACACCGCCCCGGCGATCACCGCGCGTCCCGCACGCCGGCCGTCGGTTCGGGCGGACCGTGCCGCCGTGCGTCGCATGCTCCCCAAGCTCCTCATGGCGGGCGAAGCTAGCCCACCTCCCCGGTGCCGTCCACAGGGCCGTGTGCGACGCGGACGTGCGGGCACGAGTGCCACAAGTGCCTTGCGGGGCCCGTGAGGAGAGTCGCGTCACTCCCGCGCATGAACGCGGTGACAGAGGTCACTCGGTCATCGTGTGCACGGATGGGCTGATTCCGTCGTCTCTTCCAGTGCCCGGCCCGCACCACCCCAGAGCCCGTCCAGCCGTCACGAGGGAGCAAGGCGTTGTCCACCGTCATCGAGCAGCCCGTCGAGGCGCGTCTCGTCGCCGCCGCGCCGCGTATGCCGAGCATTCCCGCCACGCTGCACTACGACCGCGGCGACCCGTTCGCCGTCCGCATGACCTTCCCGGCCCCGGCCACCCTCGAGGGGGTGGAGGTCTGCTGGACCTTCTCCCGCG
Coding sequences within it:
- a CDS encoding WD40/YVTN/BNR-like repeat-containing protein, with the translated sequence MRRTAARSARTDGRRAGRAVIAGAVCAAALAALTAAAPAQARQRPHWEMKDTGGSVASDVRFRGLAAVSRHTAWVAGTRGTVLRTTDGGDTWRDVSPPGTGELQFRDIEAFDARRAVALAIGEGEASRVYRTDDGGATWTESFRNTDARAFYDCLTFFDRRHGLAVSDPVDGKFRILSTSDGGRSWRVLPSGGMPVAQDGEAAFAASGQCLVASGPKDVWLATGGAARARVLHSADRGLTWTATDAPVPGGDPARGVFALAFRDRAHGLAVGGDFRPGQTSARSAARTTDGGRTWRSADGSPPAYRSGVAWLPHSRAAALAVGPTGTDLTTDGGRTWRTVDTGSYDTVDCTPDLACWAAGEQGRVARLER